The Thermanaerovibrio acidaminovorans DSM 6589 genome contains a region encoding:
- the rbfA gene encoding 30S ribosome-binding factor RbfA, with product MTTFRIERLNKEFLREISLLLQGRVKDDRAKMAILTGVSCSKDLSVAKVYFTVLDRSKVEEVRLGLEGASGLIRGMLGREMRLRKIPEFRFIYDDTEDRAGRVDAILDSIAPTPAMGNQDDIEELDEDWQEEEGDPS from the coding sequence ATGACGACATTTAGGATAGAGCGGCTGAACAAGGAGTTCCTTAGGGAGATATCCCTGCTCCTTCAGGGACGGGTGAAGGACGACAGGGCCAAGATGGCCATCCTCACCGGGGTGTCCTGCTCCAAGGACCTCAGCGTGGCCAAGGTTTACTTCACCGTCCTGGACAGGTCCAAGGTTGAGGAGGTACGCTTGGGCCTCGAGGGGGCGTCTGGGCTGATCAGGGGGATGTTGGGCCGGGAGATGCGGCTCCGCAAGATCCCGGAGTTCCGCTTCATCTACGACGATACGGAGGATAGGGCGGGCCGGGTGGATGCCATCCTGGACAGCATAGCCCCCACCCCTGCCATGGGGAACCAAGACGACATTGAGGAGCTTGACGAGGACTGGCAGGAAGAGGAGGGGGATCCGTCTTGA
- the infB gene encoding translation initiation factor IF-2 codes for MGLSKIRVYELAKMLGKSNGELMEVLKDLGVEVKTHMSSIDADVAQMVEDAVRGSSNGVAETGLKRVPYRTGCSVGDVAKALGQTPGGVVKVLVEAGLMAPASAPADDKILSILSRHFGVEFVAEEAPAEGVPSRGDGQDGRDKQPKAVKAKGKKDKGAKRESTGPVSRPPIVTVMGHVDHGKTTLLDFIRKTRVADKEAGGITQHIGASVVDYEGRRIVFLDTPGHEAFTAMRARGAKVTDIAILVVAADDGVMPQTLEALNHAKAAGVPIIVAINKVDKPEARPDRVRQQLSDHGLVPEEWGGDTVMVEVAAKSGLGVDQLLEMVLLVADMEELKADPSAEPRGTVVEANLDKGKGPVATVIVQDGTLRRGHVIRTASTWGKIRAMLDHRGKFVDEAGPSTPVEILGFESVPQPGEVFERVADEREARELHERQLQDRRGFDQRRESRFTLEELYERMQQGSALPQLNLVLKCDVQGSVEAFRSSIMKMSSDEVGINIVHEGVGRISESDVMLASASNAIIIGFNVRPDANAKKLAEAEGVQIRLYNIIYDVLDDVKAALEGMLAPTIRESTLGQAEIRAVFKVPKVGKIAGCYVQEGLIRRNAKVRLIRDGVVIWEGALSTLKRFKDDVREVSAGYECGLSFQNFQDFKEGDLVEAYELVKEKRHLD; via the coding sequence ATGGGCTTGAGCAAGATAAGGGTATATGAGCTGGCCAAGATGCTAGGCAAGTCGAACGGAGAGCTGATGGAGGTCCTGAAGGACCTTGGGGTTGAGGTGAAGACCCACATGAGCTCCATAGATGCGGACGTGGCCCAGATGGTGGAGGATGCGGTGAGGGGATCATCCAATGGGGTTGCCGAGACGGGGCTCAAGCGGGTGCCCTATCGTACCGGCTGTAGCGTGGGGGATGTGGCCAAGGCGCTGGGGCAGACCCCCGGCGGGGTGGTCAAGGTGCTGGTGGAGGCGGGGCTCATGGCCCCCGCATCGGCGCCGGCGGACGATAAGATCCTGTCCATCCTCTCCAGGCACTTCGGGGTGGAGTTCGTGGCGGAGGAGGCTCCGGCGGAGGGAGTCCCGTCTCGGGGGGATGGACAGGATGGGCGTGACAAGCAGCCCAAAGCTGTCAAGGCCAAGGGCAAGAAGGACAAGGGGGCCAAGCGGGAGTCCACCGGTCCGGTCTCTCGTCCTCCCATAGTCACCGTAATGGGGCACGTGGACCACGGCAAGACCACCCTGCTGGACTTCATAAGGAAGACCCGGGTGGCGGACAAGGAGGCGGGGGGCATAACTCAGCACATCGGTGCCTCGGTGGTGGATTACGAGGGCAGGCGAATAGTCTTCCTGGACACCCCTGGGCATGAGGCCTTCACCGCCATGAGGGCCCGGGGGGCCAAGGTGACCGACATAGCCATCCTGGTGGTGGCCGCCGATGATGGTGTGATGCCCCAGACGCTGGAGGCGTTGAACCATGCCAAGGCGGCGGGGGTGCCCATAATAGTGGCCATAAACAAGGTGGACAAGCCCGAGGCCCGCCCGGACCGGGTGAGGCAGCAGCTCTCGGACCATGGCCTGGTGCCCGAGGAGTGGGGGGGAGACACGGTCATGGTGGAGGTGGCCGCCAAATCCGGGTTGGGGGTCGATCAGCTTCTGGAGATGGTGCTGCTGGTGGCGGACATGGAGGAGCTGAAGGCGGATCCGTCCGCGGAGCCCCGGGGCACCGTGGTGGAGGCCAACCTGGACAAGGGCAAGGGGCCGGTGGCCACCGTGATAGTCCAGGATGGGACCCTTCGGCGGGGGCACGTGATAAGGACCGCCTCCACCTGGGGCAAGATAAGGGCCATGCTGGACCATCGGGGTAAGTTCGTGGATGAGGCTGGTCCCAGCACCCCGGTGGAGATCCTGGGCTTCGAGTCGGTCCCCCAGCCCGGCGAGGTTTTCGAGCGGGTGGCGGACGAGCGGGAGGCCCGGGAGCTTCACGAAAGGCAGCTCCAGGACAGGCGGGGGTTTGATCAGAGGCGCGAGTCCCGGTTCACCCTGGAGGAGCTCTACGAGAGGATGCAGCAGGGGAGCGCGCTGCCTCAGCTTAACCTGGTGCTCAAGTGCGACGTCCAGGGGTCCGTGGAGGCCTTCCGGTCCTCCATAATGAAGATGAGCTCCGATGAGGTGGGGATCAACATCGTCCACGAGGGGGTAGGTCGGATATCCGAGAGCGACGTGATGCTGGCCTCCGCCTCTAACGCCATAATAATAGGCTTCAACGTCAGGCCTGACGCCAACGCCAAGAAGCTGGCGGAGGCCGAGGGGGTCCAGATAAGGCTCTACAACATAATCTACGACGTGCTGGACGACGTTAAGGCCGCCCTGGAGGGCATGCTGGCCCCCACCATACGGGAGAGCACCCTGGGTCAGGCGGAGATAAGGGCGGTCTTCAAGGTCCCCAAGGTGGGCAAGATAGCGGGCTGTTACGTACAGGAGGGTCTCATAAGGAGGAACGCCAAGGTGCGCCTCATCAGGGATGGGGTTGTCATCTGGGAGGGAGCCCTCTCCACCCTCAAGAGGTTCAAGGACGACGTGCGGGAGGTCAGCGCCGGTTACGAGTGCGGCTTGAGCTTCCAGAACTTCCAGGACTTCAAGGAGGGGGACCTGGTGGAGGCCTACGAGCTGGTTAAGGAGAAGCGGCATCTGGACTAG
- a CDS encoding TRAP transporter permease — translation MVSDKDLVTDAATAEGGVIDIDEIVKKYDTEARYRSLKGWQAMLVSAIAVAMSVFHFYTAGFGLLDAAKQGAVHLSFTLVLVFLLYPVSSKSSKDRIPWYDVLFAIGAAYGCMYIVLNFEALGARSGLPTTMDLTMGFMTMALLLEATRRISNPVLPTLAVLSLLYCYFGRSMPSILAHRGFSIPRIVNHMYLGTEGIFGVPLGVSSTFVFMFILFGSVLEKTGMGRFIIDLSMALAGWSTGGPAKVAVLSSGLMGTISGSSVANVCTTGMFTIPLMKSVGYRPHFAGAVEAVASTGGQIMPPVMGAAAFIMAQMLGIPYIEVAIAAIVPALLYYGGVLVQVHLEATRLGLKGIPRDQLPPIWPLLRSQGFLLIPLVVIIYFLLAGYTPLKAAFNGIVVSYVLSFLNKQTMLTPKRLMEAFEAGARGAIGVACACATVGIVVGMATLTGLALRVAGTIIALSGGKLLSTLILAMCSSILLGTGLPTTANFIITSMMVAPSLLQLGVPALAAYMFVFYFGIAADLSPPVALAAYAGAGIAGSDPMKTGFTAFKLALAGFLVPYIYVYNPILLLIDYHPLPFAQAVATAVMGIFLLGMSTIGFYKAEMSVPFRALAMAGAFGLLIPGTKSDLFGLAVLITVHLWQTAKAKKARPTAGE, via the coding sequence ATGGTGAGCGACAAGGATCTTGTGACCGATGCCGCTACGGCGGAGGGCGGCGTCATAGACATCGACGAGATAGTCAAGAAATACGACACCGAGGCCCGCTACCGGAGTCTTAAGGGTTGGCAGGCTATGTTGGTTTCCGCCATAGCGGTGGCCATGTCGGTGTTCCATTTCTACACCGCCGGGTTTGGCCTCCTGGATGCGGCCAAGCAGGGGGCGGTGCACCTTAGCTTCACCCTGGTTCTGGTCTTCCTGCTCTACCCGGTTTCAAGCAAGTCGTCAAAGGATAGGATCCCCTGGTACGACGTGCTCTTTGCCATAGGGGCCGCTTACGGCTGCATGTACATCGTGTTGAACTTTGAAGCGCTGGGGGCTAGGTCGGGGTTACCCACCACCATGGACCTGACCATGGGCTTCATGACCATGGCGCTCCTGCTGGAGGCCACCAGAAGGATATCCAACCCGGTGCTCCCAACCCTGGCGGTCCTCTCCCTGCTCTACTGTTACTTCGGCAGGAGCATGCCCTCCATACTGGCCCATCGGGGCTTCTCCATCCCAAGGATAGTGAACCACATGTACCTGGGCACCGAGGGCATCTTCGGGGTTCCCCTGGGGGTCTCGTCCACCTTCGTGTTCATGTTCATCCTCTTCGGCTCGGTATTGGAGAAGACCGGGATGGGTAGGTTCATAATCGACCTCTCCATGGCCCTGGCGGGCTGGTCTACCGGAGGCCCCGCCAAGGTGGCGGTCCTGAGCTCCGGCCTCATGGGCACCATATCTGGATCCTCGGTGGCCAACGTGTGCACCACCGGCATGTTCACCATTCCCCTCATGAAGAGCGTGGGCTACAGGCCTCACTTCGCCGGGGCGGTGGAGGCGGTGGCATCCACCGGTGGGCAGATCATGCCTCCCGTCATGGGGGCCGCGGCCTTCATAATGGCCCAGATGCTGGGGATCCCTTACATCGAGGTGGCCATAGCCGCCATAGTGCCCGCCCTCCTTTACTACGGGGGGGTCCTGGTGCAGGTGCACCTGGAGGCCACTCGGCTTGGTCTGAAGGGCATTCCCAGGGATCAGCTTCCCCCCATATGGCCCCTTCTGAGGTCCCAGGGGTTCCTGCTGATCCCCCTGGTGGTGATCATCTACTTCCTCCTGGCGGGCTACACGCCCCTGAAAGCGGCGTTCAACGGGATTGTGGTCAGCTACGTCCTGTCCTTCCTTAACAAGCAGACCATGCTCACCCCCAAGAGGCTCATGGAGGCCTTTGAGGCCGGGGCCAGGGGGGCCATAGGGGTGGCCTGTGCGTGTGCCACGGTGGGCATCGTGGTCGGCATGGCCACCCTTACCGGGCTGGCGCTGCGGGTTGCGGGCACCATAATAGCCCTCTCGGGGGGCAAGCTGCTCAGCACCCTGATCCTTGCCATGTGCTCCAGCATCCTTCTGGGGACCGGATTGCCCACTACCGCCAACTTCATAATCACCAGCATGATGGTGGCCCCGTCGCTGCTCCAGCTGGGGGTTCCCGCCCTTGCGGCCTACATGTTCGTCTTCTACTTCGGCATCGCGGCGGACCTGAGCCCCCCTGTGGCCCTTGCGGCCTACGCGGGAGCCGGCATAGCCGGATCGGATCCCATGAAGACCGGGTTCACCGCCTTCAAGCTGGCCCTGGCGGGATTCCTGGTGCCCTACATCTACGTCTACAACCCGATCCTGCTGCTCATAGACTACCATCCCCTGCCTTTCGCCCAGGCGGTGGCCACTGCGGTCATGGGGATATTCCTCCTGGGGATGTCTACCATAGGGTTCTACAAGGCCGAGATGTCCGTTCCATTCCGGGCCCTGGCCATGGCCGGAGCCTTTGGGCTCCTGATCCCCGGCACCAAGTCGGACCTTTTCGGCCTAGCGGTGCTTATAACGGTCCATCTATGGCAGACCGCCAAGGCCAAAAAGGCAAGGCCTACGGCGGGAGAGTAG
- a CDS encoding DHH family phosphoesterase: protein MIPFSLLEAVRGLDDWIVVSHEKPDGDTLGCGSAISAVLGSMGKRVCWIGRDPLPRLYSFLSESGIYSTAQPGEVRSSLGDGPVGWFFVDSSDITRAMDHLPRGPEDRVVNVDHHGDNGLFGDVNWVDPSFAATGEMLANLFKREGVRVSSPVATDLYVAMVTDTGFFRFSSVTPRTLETAAFLLSKGVDHSFVDDAINRSMDERILHLWGKALCRVRSAAGGAVLVSWLDQDDFVECGCDPSATEGLVNLIFSTPEGLMAALVTRSGGDLSRVSLRTRGGVSARAIAARFGGGGHERAAGFRLKESPEEGARMLLAELARDAVRLPSDR from the coding sequence TTGATCCCCTTCTCCTTGCTGGAAGCCGTCAGGGGGCTGGATGATTGGATAGTGGTGTCCCACGAGAAGCCCGACGGGGACACCTTGGGCTGTGGCAGCGCGATCTCCGCGGTGCTTGGATCGATGGGTAAGCGGGTCTGCTGGATCGGCAGGGATCCGTTGCCGAGGCTCTACTCTTTCCTTAGCGAGAGCGGGATATACTCCACCGCTCAGCCTGGGGAGGTCAGGTCCTCCCTGGGGGATGGTCCGGTTGGGTGGTTCTTCGTGGACTCCAGCGATATCACCCGGGCCATGGATCACCTGCCCAGGGGGCCTGAGGACCGGGTGGTAAACGTGGACCACCATGGGGACAACGGCCTATTTGGGGACGTCAACTGGGTGGATCCCTCCTTCGCCGCCACGGGGGAGATGCTGGCCAACCTGTTCAAGCGGGAGGGGGTCCGGGTTTCTAGCCCGGTGGCCACGGATCTATACGTGGCCATGGTGACCGACACGGGATTCTTCCGTTTCAGCTCCGTAACCCCCAGGACCCTGGAGACCGCCGCCTTCCTCCTGTCCAAGGGGGTGGACCACTCCTTTGTCGACGATGCCATAAACCGGTCCATGGACGAGCGGATTCTGCACCTTTGGGGGAAGGCGCTCTGCCGGGTCAGGAGCGCCGCCGGTGGGGCGGTGCTGGTCTCCTGGCTGGACCAGGATGACTTCGTCGAGTGCGGGTGCGATCCGTCCGCCACCGAGGGGCTGGTGAACCTGATCTTCTCCACCCCCGAGGGGCTGATGGCCGCCCTGGTGACCCGGTCCGGCGGGGACCTGTCCCGGGTCAGCCTCAGGACCCGGGGAGGGGTCAGCGCCCGGGCCATAGCCGCCCGGTTCGGTGGGGGAGGGCACGAGAGGGCCGCGGGGTTCAGACTCAAGGAATCCCCCGAGGAGGGGGCTAGGATGTTGCTTGCGGAGTTGGCCAGAGATGCGGTCCGGCTTCCTTCTGATAGATAA
- the truB gene encoding tRNA pseudouridine(55) synthase TruB, whose product MRSGFLLIDKEEGLRSTACVEAVRRSLGRDFKVGHAGTLDSGASGLLVALVGRATRLSNLVMSFSKEYRALVRLGIRTDTEDITGRILDRCPVPRWDAGDLSRVLASFLGCRLQRPPAVSAVHVGGRRAHELARSGEEPNIVPREVFVRRIEVGEMLGPDVVSIRVSCGKGTYVRSIARDLGERLGTWGTIERLRRTSVGPFRVEDALPSGQMGELGTRDLLSRLIPLERLGEFLPGGRVPAELDALCSNGGAIRIRDLEAFSVRAPYVSGGLVLVRYSRGMGIYQLVGDGRLECRVNLPD is encoded by the coding sequence ATGCGGTCCGGCTTCCTTCTGATAGATAAGGAGGAGGGGCTGAGGAGCACCGCCTGCGTGGAGGCGGTGAGGAGGTCCCTCGGCAGGGATTTCAAGGTTGGGCACGCGGGGACGTTGGACTCCGGCGCCAGCGGCCTGTTGGTGGCCCTGGTCGGCAGGGCCACCAGGCTGTCCAACCTGGTGATGTCGTTCTCAAAGGAGTACCGGGCCCTGGTCCGGCTGGGCATCCGGACCGACACGGAGGACATAACGGGACGGATATTGGACCGATGCCCGGTCCCCCGCTGGGATGCAGGGGATTTAAGCAGGGTCTTGGCCTCCTTCCTGGGTTGCCGCCTTCAGCGCCCCCCCGCCGTCTCGGCGGTCCACGTGGGGGGCAGGAGGGCCCACGAGCTGGCCCGCTCGGGAGAGGAGCCCAACATAGTCCCCCGGGAGGTCTTCGTCCGGCGCATTGAAGTGGGGGAGATGTTGGGCCCTGATGTGGTCTCCATTCGGGTTTCCTGCGGTAAGGGCACCTACGTCAGGTCCATAGCCAGGGACCTGGGGGAGAGGCTTGGAACCTGGGGCACGATAGAGCGGCTCCGGCGGACCTCGGTGGGCCCCTTCAGGGTTGAGGACGCGCTCCCGTCCGGCCAGATGGGGGAGCTCGGCACCCGGGACCTGTTGAGCAGGCTGATCCCCCTGGAGAGGCTCGGGGAGTTCCTGCCCGGTGGCCGGGTCCCTGCGGAGCTGGACGCCCTCTGCAGCAACGGAGGGGCGATCCGGATCCGGGACCTGGAGGCCTTCTCGGTTCGGGCCCCTTACGTTTCCGGCGGGTTGGTGCTGGTCAGATACTCCCGTGGCATGGGTATCTACCAGCTGGTGGGGGACGGGCGCCTGGAGTGTAGGGTCAACCTGCCCGATTGA
- a CDS encoding 50S ribosomal protein L7ae translates to MADLRRIAGLLGLMRRRGVVVFGQDRVRRHVLSSPGDWVVLLSQDCPERLAAKMSALGCVTHRLAGVSGADLGLALGSRAVNVVAFPASDPMGRSIWGLLKGESDGLEQDKGI, encoded by the coding sequence ATGGCTGACCTTCGTCGTATAGCCGGGCTTCTGGGCCTGATGCGGAGGAGGGGGGTCGTGGTCTTCGGGCAGGATAGGGTGAGGCGTCACGTCTTGTCCTCCCCGGGGGACTGGGTGGTTCTGCTGTCCCAGGACTGCCCGGAGCGGCTGGCAGCAAAGATGAGCGCTTTGGGCTGTGTGACCCATAGGCTCGCAGGTGTTAGCGGTGCGGATCTGGGCTTGGCCCTTGGGTCCCGGGCGGTGAACGTGGTGGCGTTCCCCGCTTCGGATCCCATGGGGAGGTCCATTTGGGGGCTTTTAAAAGGGGAGAGTGATGGGCTTGAGCAAGATAAGGGTATATGA
- a CDS encoding DUF503 domain-containing protein, with protein MTARGWIGYLKVDLLSSSFQTLKDRRSWIRSTLDQARGKFNVSVGDLSPDGAVTRVTLCFALAGSSSSDVEGRLGSLRSLVSRMAEDHGLEVLDFWEEVLCDDDI; from the coding sequence GTGACAGCCAGGGGTTGGATAGGCTACCTCAAGGTGGACCTGCTGAGCTCCTCGTTCCAGACCCTGAAGGACCGGAGGAGCTGGATAAGGTCCACCCTGGACCAGGCCAGGGGGAAGTTCAACGTCTCGGTGGGGGACCTGAGCCCCGATGGGGCCGTCACCAGGGTGACATTGTGCTTCGCCCTGGCGGGTTCCTCCTCATCCGACGTGGAGGGGCGTCTTGGGTCGTTGAGGAGCCTGGTCAGCCGTATGGCGGAGGACCATGGTCTGGAGGTTCTGGACTTTTGGGAAGAGGTCTTGTGCGATGACGACATTTAG
- the nusA gene encoding transcription termination factor NusA: MILGREFGKALKQLEAEKGLSLDVISSSLEAALVSAYRKFKGGNQNVEVFIDFENGEIFLSEVKQVVREVTCPDTEISVEEAHRMGFGDVEEGDVIRIEVFPENFGRIAAQTARQVIIQRLKDAERQIIFEEFADRTGDLVQGTIFKVEGDQILVRLNDRTEAILPREERVLGEAYRVGDRYKFFLLDVRQTTKGPRIVVSRTHPGLLRKLFELEVPEIRDGIIEIKNVVREAGGRSKVAVQSLDSNVDPVGACVGPKGTRIKSVMDELGGERVDVIVWSSDPIAYVKNALSPAKVVKVEPLLDQERALRVFVRPDQLSLAIGKAGQNVRLAARLTGWKIDIKVLEPERLPTLKDLFEDIIAGADGERG, translated from the coding sequence ATGATACTGGGAAGGGAGTTCGGTAAGGCCCTCAAGCAGCTCGAGGCGGAGAAGGGGTTGTCGTTGGACGTCATATCCTCTAGCCTCGAGGCTGCGCTGGTGTCCGCCTACCGTAAGTTCAAGGGGGGTAATCAGAACGTCGAGGTCTTCATCGACTTCGAAAACGGTGAGATATTCTTGTCGGAGGTCAAGCAGGTGGTGAGGGAGGTCACCTGTCCGGACACGGAGATATCGGTGGAGGAGGCCCATCGCATGGGTTTCGGCGACGTGGAGGAGGGGGATGTGATCCGGATAGAGGTGTTCCCCGAGAACTTCGGCCGGATCGCTGCCCAGACCGCCAGGCAGGTGATAATACAGCGTCTGAAGGACGCGGAGCGGCAGATAATATTCGAGGAGTTCGCGGACAGGACCGGTGATCTGGTCCAGGGCACCATCTTCAAGGTGGAGGGGGACCAGATCCTGGTGCGGCTCAACGACAGGACCGAGGCCATCCTTCCCCGGGAGGAGCGGGTGCTGGGGGAGGCCTATCGGGTGGGGGACCGTTACAAGTTCTTCCTTTTGGATGTGCGGCAGACCACCAAGGGGCCCAGGATCGTGGTGTCCAGGACCCATCCGGGGCTGTTGCGCAAGCTGTTCGAGCTGGAGGTGCCGGAGATCCGGGACGGCATAATCGAGATAAAGAACGTGGTCCGGGAGGCGGGCGGCAGGTCGAAGGTGGCGGTCCAGTCCCTGGACTCCAACGTGGATCCCGTTGGGGCCTGTGTGGGTCCCAAGGGGACCAGGATAAAGTCCGTGATGGACGAGCTGGGTGGGGAGCGGGTTGATGTCATAGTTTGGAGCAGCGACCCCATAGCTTACGTGAAGAACGCCCTCTCCCCCGCCAAGGTGGTGAAGGTGGAGCCCCTGCTGGATCAGGAGAGGGCCTTGAGGGTCTTCGTGAGGCCCGATCAGCTCTCGCTTGCCATAGGCAAGGCGGGGCAGAACGTCCGGTTGGCCGCCAGGCTCACCGGCTGGAAGATAGACATAAAGGTCCTGGAGCCCGAGCGGCTTCCCACCCTGAAGGACCTGTTTGAGGACATAATAGCCGGGGCCGACGGGGAGAGGGGCTAG
- the ribF gene encoding riboflavin biosynthesis protein RibF, whose product MIWVIGYFDGFHLGHQALLREAMRAARERSVDWGVLSFTPHPRGVISGRPMELLFTPRERGVLVDFLGVPVLKELPFDRALADMSPLEFLQMMEARLSPTGVVVGGNFRFGKGRSGDVDLLRDFCHRRGWFFKSVRCLELGGEPVSSTRIRETLVSGRAQDVSAMLGYPFMILGRVCRGDQRGRAIGFPTANLSIPHGKLLPARGVYGALAWVDGGWHPSALNVGFNPTFEGVRGIRVEAHLMGFQGDIYGREMAVFPLKMIREEHKFPSVAQLVRQMEMDVEEARRICLGYPEDFKAKMSKALGSALGCVEVEAKNSVN is encoded by the coding sequence ATGATATGGGTCATAGGTTACTTTGACGGTTTTCACCTGGGGCATCAGGCGCTGCTTCGGGAGGCCATGAGGGCCGCTCGGGAGAGGTCCGTCGATTGGGGGGTGCTTTCCTTCACTCCTCATCCCCGGGGGGTCATATCCGGCAGGCCCATGGAGCTCCTGTTCACCCCCAGGGAGAGGGGAGTCTTGGTGGACTTCCTGGGGGTTCCGGTCCTCAAGGAACTCCCCTTCGATCGGGCGTTGGCGGACATGTCCCCCCTGGAGTTCCTCCAAATGATGGAGGCTAGGCTCTCCCCCACCGGGGTGGTGGTGGGGGGTAACTTCCGGTTCGGCAAGGGGCGCAGCGGGGATGTGGACCTGCTCAGGGATTTCTGTCATCGGAGAGGCTGGTTCTTTAAGTCCGTCAGGTGCCTGGAGCTAGGGGGGGAGCCGGTGAGCAGCACCAGGATAAGGGAGACCCTGGTGTCTGGCCGGGCGCAGGACGTGTCTGCAATGTTGGGGTATCCATTCATGATCTTGGGGCGCGTCTGCCGTGGGGATCAGCGGGGGAGGGCCATCGGTTTCCCCACTGCAAACCTATCGATACCCCATGGCAAGCTGCTCCCCGCCAGGGGTGTTTACGGCGCCCTGGCCTGGGTTGACGGTGGTTGGCACCCATCGGCGCTGAACGTGGGCTTCAATCCCACCTTCGAGGGGGTGAGGGGCATCCGGGTGGAAGCCCACCTGATGGGCTTCCAGGGGGATATTTACGGCAGGGAGATGGCGGTCTTTCCCTTGAAGATGATCCGGGAGGAGCACAAGTTCCCATCCGTGGCGCAGCTGGTGAGGCAGATGGAGATGGACGTGGAGGAGGCCCGACGGATCTGTCTGGGGTATCCGGAGGATTTCAAGGCTAAAATGAGCAAGGCACTGGGATCTGCCCTGGGTTGCGTTGAAGTGGAAGCCAAAAATTCCGTAAATTGA
- the rnpM gene encoding RNase P modulator RnpM: MPEERRRRPRRCVGCGAEMPKRGLIRVVRTPDGRVSLDRTGKMPGRGAYICPSPSCLAMAAKKRSLSRALRVEVPPEVMEEIGALLREAEVEGDG, from the coding sequence TTGCCGGAGGAGCGTAGACGCCGTCCCCGGCGTTGCGTGGGGTGCGGCGCCGAGATGCCCAAGAGGGGGCTCATAAGGGTGGTGAGGACCCCCGATGGGCGGGTTTCGTTGGACAGGACCGGCAAGATGCCCGGCCGGGGGGCCTACATATGTCCCTCCCCCTCGTGCCTTGCCATGGCGGCCAAGAAGAGGTCCCTGTCCAGGGCCCTTCGGGTGGAGGTTCCCCCGGAGGTAATGGAGGAGATAGGGGCTCTTTTGAGGGAGGCTGAAGTGGAAGGGGATGGCTGA
- the rimP gene encoding ribosome maturation factor RimP — MAFAFKDRIRRLVEDLGYICVEVKLVRDLGGQVVRVTIDSPDAPIGHGDCEAVSRKVGELLDGEGEGFLKGRYYLEVSSPGPNRPLLSLDDFRRFKGSKIRVSTGKGKKRTYFIDDVFDDGMVRLVHEGEELVCPWGDLKNPRLCG; from the coding sequence ATGGCTTTCGCGTTTAAGGATCGGATCCGCCGGCTGGTGGAGGATCTTGGGTACATATGCGTTGAGGTCAAGTTGGTTAGGGACCTGGGTGGGCAGGTGGTGAGGGTCACCATAGATTCCCCCGATGCCCCCATAGGTCATGGGGACTGCGAGGCGGTGTCCCGCAAGGTGGGGGAGCTGCTTGACGGGGAGGGGGAGGGTTTCCTCAAGGGCAGGTACTACCTGGAGGTCTCCTCGCCGGGCCCCAACAGGCCCCTGCTGAGCCTGGACGACTTCAGGCGATTCAAGGGGAGCAAGATAAGGGTCTCCACCGGGAAGGGCAAGAAGAGGACCTATTTCATAGATGACGTTTTCGATGACGGCATGGTTCGGCTGGTCCATGAGGGGGAGGAACTGGTCTGCCCCTGGGGTGATCTCAAGAACCCGCGGCTTTGTGGTTGA